A region of Stigmatella erecta DNA encodes the following proteins:
- a CDS encoding methyltransferase translates to MDPTPPPNPSQQLLEHISSYWISQIIGVAARLRLSDLLASGPLSSDALAPRVGANPDGLYRLMRAGVAAGLFTEVPPRTFTLTPLGACLRSEVPGSMRDMAITLTAPGHWRPWTDLFTAVQTGRSTARGALGTNLWEHYEKNPEEASHFDRAMGTFSSFVATEVARLHDFSLYARIADVGGSQGVLLAAVLRVYPSCRGILFDLPHVIEGARAQVEAEGLSQRMDLVAGSFFEPVIPAAEAYLLKHILHDWDDASSTAILRQIHRAALPGARLIVVEMVLPDGGEPSRTALMDLNMLVLADGRERTGREYEALLTSTGWALERITPSPSGVSLIEARKR, encoded by the coding sequence ATGGACCCGACACCTCCGCCGAATCCCTCGCAGCAACTCCTGGAGCACATCTCCAGCTACTGGATCTCCCAGATCATCGGTGTGGCCGCGCGGCTTCGCCTCTCGGACCTGCTCGCAAGCGGTCCTCTTTCGAGCGATGCGCTGGCACCGCGGGTAGGCGCCAACCCGGATGGGCTGTACCGCCTGATGCGTGCGGGGGTGGCCGCGGGCCTCTTCACGGAGGTGCCTCCCCGCACGTTCACGCTCACCCCTCTGGGGGCCTGCCTCCGTTCGGAGGTGCCCGGCTCGATGCGTGACATGGCCATCACGCTGACCGCCCCAGGCCATTGGCGGCCCTGGACAGACCTCTTCACTGCCGTGCAGACAGGGCGATCCACGGCCCGCGGGGCGCTGGGGACCAACCTCTGGGAGCACTACGAGAAGAACCCGGAGGAGGCTTCGCACTTCGACCGTGCGATGGGCACCTTCTCCAGCTTCGTCGCCACGGAAGTGGCACGCCTCCATGACTTCTCACTTTATGCCCGCATAGCCGATGTGGGGGGCAGCCAGGGCGTGTTGCTCGCCGCCGTGCTCCGTGTCTACCCCTCCTGCCGAGGCATCCTCTTCGATCTACCGCACGTCATCGAAGGAGCCCGGGCCCAGGTGGAGGCGGAGGGGCTGAGCCAGCGGATGGACCTGGTGGCGGGGAGCTTCTTCGAGCCAGTCATTCCCGCCGCGGAGGCCTACCTCCTCAAGCACATCCTTCATGACTGGGACGACGCCTCGTCAACCGCCATCCTCCGGCAGATTCATCGCGCCGCACTGCCGGGAGCCCGGCTGATCGTGGTGGAGATGGTGCTGCCGGACGGCGGGGAGCCTTCGCGCACGGCCCTGATGGACCTCAACATGCTCGTGCTCGCGGATGGACGCGAGCGCACGGGCCGCGAGTACGAGGCGCTGCTCACCAGCACCGGCTGGGCGTTGGAGCGCATTACTCCCTCCCCGAGCGGCGTGAGCCTCATCGAGGCACGCAAGCGCTGA
- a CDS encoding sporulation-delaying protein SdpB family protein: MLTQLGHRASAWVAGPAPWSNVYGLARTLIALGTGGTLAFSHSSTLFRPAVGMAEVPLCEGIRQASLFCVLPAGWLEVARWTAVLLLLLVASGWRPRVTGLLHWWVAASLQWSGVLTDGGDQIASVLAFLLVPMTLTDGRRWHWDPPMEGGSDESRLIARVSWLLLRGQVAFIYLHASVGKFKVPEWVDGTALYYWLLDPSIGAPDWLARWALPVLSSPLVAPLTWSVLILEFWLALGLVLSRGARRALLPFGLLFHTGIIFFHGLISFALIMFGALVLLLRPYDEAFRFAWLRSRLPRLQPRSARAEEKEVQQSGQGERNGDGAQAA, encoded by the coding sequence ATGCTGACCCAACTTGGACACCGCGCGAGCGCCTGGGTGGCGGGCCCCGCCCCCTGGAGCAATGTCTACGGCCTGGCCCGGACCCTGATCGCCCTGGGGACGGGGGGCACGCTGGCCTTCAGCCACTCCTCGACGCTGTTCCGCCCAGCGGTCGGCATGGCGGAAGTTCCCCTCTGCGAGGGAATCCGGCAGGCGTCCCTCTTCTGTGTGCTGCCGGCGGGCTGGCTGGAGGTGGCTCGCTGGACGGCGGTGCTGCTGCTGCTCCTGGTGGCCTCGGGCTGGCGGCCGCGCGTCACGGGGCTCCTGCACTGGTGGGTGGCGGCCAGCCTGCAGTGGTCCGGTGTGCTGACGGATGGCGGAGACCAGATCGCCTCCGTCCTCGCGTTCCTGCTGGTGCCCATGACGCTGACGGATGGGCGGCGCTGGCATTGGGATCCGCCCATGGAAGGGGGCAGTGACGAGTCCCGGCTCATCGCCCGGGTCTCCTGGCTGCTCCTGCGCGGGCAGGTGGCCTTCATCTATCTCCACGCGTCCGTGGGGAAGTTCAAGGTGCCGGAGTGGGTGGATGGAACGGCGCTGTATTACTGGCTGTTGGACCCCAGCATCGGCGCGCCGGACTGGCTGGCCCGGTGGGCGCTGCCCGTGCTGAGCAGCCCCCTGGTGGCGCCCCTCACCTGGTCCGTGCTCATCCTCGAGTTCTGGCTGGCGCTGGGGCTGGTGCTGAGCCGGGGAGCCCGCAGGGCGCTGCTGCCCTTCGGGTTGCTCTTCCACACCGGCATCATTTTCTTCCATGGGTTGATCAGCTTCGCGCTGATCATGTTCGGTGCGCTCGTCCTGCTGCTGCGCCCGTACGATGAGGCGTTCCGCTTCGCGTGGCTGCGCTCCCGGCTGCCCCGGCTCCAGCCGCGCTCAGCCCGCGCGGAAGAAAAGGAAGTACAGCAGTCCGGACAGGGCGAGCGAAACGGCGACGGAGCCCAGGCAGCCTAG
- a CDS encoding carboxylesterase/lipase family protein, whose protein sequence is MPGRAAGVDVLTDDGPLRGSLESGLAVFKGIPYAAPPVGSLRWAPPVRPSPWTTPRLATQFGPACPQNRDLAPQDENCLFLNVWAHTEGTARAVLVWIHGGGFIEGAASEGWYDGAELARRENLIVVSVNYRLGVLGFLALPQLTAPDTGTGNWGLRDQIAALQWVRRNIAAFGGDPSRVMIAGESAGGASVAALLAAAPAQGLFHRAAVQSGTYRPVMAQEAAVGAFPSAYSVGLVTAVSLGCTHGDIATCLRSKTPAQVLGVQSRFSPVNELGFGLMPTLPVVDGVVLTGRPLARIHTGAGDVPVLMGSTGDELSFVMASLGVVGHPGDFGRYVDFMGASAKKEQLTALYQPALVGEVAAATALGTDVSFACPSLKLATARAARGSSPVYLYQFARAVPDGVLAPLGAVHGTDIVYLFGHFGQVGATPTALDLELSSRVQHAWGALARTGVPAPPAAWPSFTPGGPFLSWNIPDSREMNWRAGRCASLEALGLLPE, encoded by the coding sequence ATGCCTGGGCGCGCCGCCGGGGTGGATGTGCTCACCGACGATGGCCCCCTCCGGGGAAGCCTTGAGTCCGGCCTGGCCGTGTTCAAGGGCATCCCCTACGCCGCACCGCCCGTGGGCAGCCTGCGCTGGGCCCCCCCTGTGAGGCCTTCTCCCTGGACCACGCCGCGGCTGGCCACCCAGTTTGGCCCTGCCTGCCCCCAGAACCGCGACCTGGCGCCACAGGACGAGAACTGCCTCTTCCTCAATGTCTGGGCGCACACCGAGGGGACGGCGCGCGCCGTCCTGGTGTGGATCCATGGCGGTGGGTTCATCGAAGGCGCCGCGAGCGAAGGGTGGTACGACGGCGCGGAGCTGGCCCGCCGCGAGAACCTGATCGTGGTGTCGGTGAACTACCGGCTGGGCGTGCTCGGCTTCCTGGCGCTCCCCCAGCTCACCGCACCGGACACGGGGACGGGCAACTGGGGGCTGCGCGATCAGATCGCCGCCTTGCAGTGGGTGCGCCGCAACATCGCCGCGTTCGGAGGAGACCCCTCCCGGGTGATGATCGCCGGAGAGTCCGCGGGGGGAGCGTCGGTGGCGGCCCTGCTGGCGGCGGCCCCCGCGCAGGGGCTGTTCCACCGGGCCGCGGTGCAGTCGGGAACCTATCGGCCGGTGATGGCCCAGGAGGCCGCCGTGGGGGCCTTCCCGTCCGCCTATTCTGTGGGGCTCGTGACGGCGGTCAGCCTGGGGTGTACCCACGGAGACATCGCCACGTGTCTGCGCAGCAAAACGCCCGCCCAGGTGCTTGGTGTTCAGTCCCGGTTTTCACCGGTGAACGAGCTGGGCTTCGGTCTGATGCCCACCTTGCCCGTGGTGGATGGCGTGGTGTTGACGGGACGGCCCCTGGCGCGAATCCACACGGGGGCGGGGGATGTGCCGGTGTTGATGGGCTCCACCGGCGACGAGCTGAGCTTCGTGATGGCGAGCCTTGGCGTGGTGGGCCATCCGGGCGACTTTGGCCGCTACGTCGACTTCATGGGCGCCTCGGCGAAGAAGGAGCAGCTCACCGCGCTCTACCAGCCGGCCCTCGTGGGTGAGGTGGCAGCGGCCACGGCGTTGGGGACGGATGTCTCGTTCGCCTGTCCTTCGCTCAAGCTGGCCACGGCGCGCGCTGCCAGAGGTTCTTCTCCCGTCTATCTCTACCAGTTCGCCCGCGCCGTGCCAGATGGAGTCCTGGCCCCGCTGGGCGCTGTTCATGGCACCGACATCGTCTACCTTTTCGGGCACTTCGGGCAGGTGGGCGCTACTCCAACCGCGCTGGACCTGGAGCTGTCCTCACGGGTGCAGCACGCCTGGGGCGCACTGGCGCGGACGGGGGTGCCAGCCCCTCCTGCCGCGTGGCCCTCGTTTACTCCCGGAGGCCCGTTTCTATCCTGGAACATCCCGGACTCCAGGGAGATGAATTGGCGTGCTGGACGGTGCGCCTCGTTGGAAGCGCTGGGCTTGCTGCCCGAATAG
- a CDS encoding TPR end-of-group domain-containing protein: MPGSCALPKFIMLCLACAGVWAMPLKATAQAPSGRSSFAELLHEAETKTAAKEWKEAARLWARVVQANPVNPEFWNALGDAHAQAADYLAAVPAYEKALALGGPLPADAAYNIARCHAQAGKKEPALQALERALTLGFPSLGFAARDEAFQSLRQEPRFKKMLGLTDAANMPRVEGWRSDLALLAREAHRKGFNVHRSVTREQFDAKVRKLHGAIPRLTDGQVILGFMKLMVFLDDGHTAVLSFGENPFFRSMLPMQFYWFDEGLFVISADPKHKDLLGAQVLELDGRPALEVLEALTPYVNRDRGNPVWPKQRTPYLLRNLALLQAAGLIKGSGQVTLTVRDLSGSTRSVVATADTTQPDIWNKLPNPPSWVNFASTLGTPPLYLRSMNKRYWFEYLPEHKAVYFQFNSVLDDEKEPLAQFTERLFQFIGQNDVGKLIIDMRWNNGGNTDLSQPLVRGLIGNPKINQRGKLFVIIGRRTYSAAQNTATYIERYTNAIFAGEPTGSSPNFVGEESMVVLPYSKLVANVSHLFWQSSWPQDQRIWLPPHLYTPPTFADFRAGRDAALDAVLSYPPAF; this comes from the coding sequence ATGCCCGGAAGCTGTGCACTCCCGAAGTTCATCATGCTCTGCCTGGCCTGTGCCGGTGTGTGGGCCATGCCCTTGAAGGCCACTGCTCAAGCGCCTTCAGGGCGTTCCTCGTTCGCCGAGCTCCTCCATGAGGCCGAGACGAAGACCGCAGCGAAGGAGTGGAAGGAGGCCGCACGCCTCTGGGCGCGTGTCGTCCAGGCCAACCCGGTCAATCCCGAGTTCTGGAACGCGCTCGGAGATGCTCACGCCCAAGCCGCGGACTACCTGGCGGCCGTCCCTGCCTATGAGAAGGCCCTCGCGCTCGGCGGCCCCCTCCCAGCCGATGCGGCCTACAACATCGCCCGCTGCCATGCGCAGGCGGGAAAAAAGGAGCCCGCGCTTCAGGCGCTCGAGCGGGCCCTCACGCTGGGCTTTCCCAGCTTGGGCTTCGCCGCGCGAGACGAGGCTTTCCAGTCACTGCGCCAGGAGCCCCGGTTCAAGAAGATGCTCGGCCTGACGGATGCCGCAAACATGCCGCGCGTCGAAGGATGGCGCAGTGACCTCGCGCTGCTCGCGCGAGAGGCGCACCGCAAGGGCTTCAACGTCCACCGGTCCGTCACGCGCGAGCAGTTCGACGCCAAGGTGCGAAAGCTCCACGGCGCCATTCCCCGGCTGACCGACGGGCAGGTCATCCTCGGCTTCATGAAGCTGATGGTCTTCCTCGATGACGGCCACACGGCGGTGCTCAGCTTCGGCGAGAACCCGTTCTTCCGCTCGATGCTCCCGATGCAGTTCTACTGGTTCGACGAGGGGCTGTTCGTGATCTCCGCCGACCCGAAGCACAAGGATCTGCTCGGCGCGCAGGTGCTCGAACTCGATGGACGCCCAGCCCTCGAGGTGCTCGAGGCGTTAACGCCCTACGTCAACCGTGACCGCGGCAACCCGGTATGGCCCAAGCAACGCACGCCGTACCTGCTGCGCAACCTGGCACTGCTCCAGGCCGCCGGGCTGATCAAGGGCTCCGGGCAAGTGACGCTCACGGTGCGCGACCTCTCGGGGTCCACGCGCAGCGTGGTGGCCACGGCCGATACCACGCAGCCGGACATCTGGAACAAGCTGCCGAACCCGCCCTCCTGGGTGAACTTCGCCTCGACGCTTGGCACGCCGCCGCTGTACCTGCGGAGCATGAACAAGCGCTACTGGTTCGAGTACCTGCCCGAGCACAAGGCGGTCTACTTCCAGTTCAACTCGGTGCTCGACGACGAGAAGGAACCGCTCGCGCAATTCACCGAGAGGCTGTTCCAGTTCATCGGACAGAACGATGTCGGCAAGCTCATCATCGATATGCGGTGGAACAACGGCGGCAACACGGACCTTTCGCAACCGCTCGTGCGCGGGCTCATCGGCAACCCGAAGATCAATCAGCGCGGGAAGCTGTTCGTCATCATTGGCCGCAGAACCTACTCAGCGGCACAGAACACGGCGACCTACATCGAGCGCTACACGAATGCGATCTTCGCCGGCGAGCCAACGGGCTCGAGCCCGAACTTCGTTGGCGAGGAGAGCATGGTGGTGTTGCCTTACAGCAAACTCGTCGCCAACGTCTCGCACCTCTTCTGGCAGAGCTCCTGGCCCCAGGACCAGCGCATCTGGCTTCCGCCACACCTCTATACGCCGCCCACCTTCGCTGACTTCCGCGCGGGCCGCGATGCGGCACTCGACGCGGTGCTCTCGTACCCTCCGGCGTTCTGA
- a CDS encoding SdpA family antimicrobial peptide system protein: MSDTPSEVSRSAGPRRLGWLALGLIIGWSTVAAYALHAALPYNPIQLPFADRFDIRLVLPEGWAFFTRDPRDDRMLPYVRGADAQWSMASHTPNFQPRNFFGIDRAGRAQGVEMGLLMEAAREAERQGCEEAPVACLERAPVARKVSNTSPHPTLCGEVGFVFQRAVPWAWSHSRREKKIIMPSKVLRLDIEC, encoded by the coding sequence GTGTCTGATACTCCCTCTGAAGTCTCCCGCTCCGCAGGGCCGCGCCGCCTGGGTTGGCTGGCCCTGGGGTTGATCATCGGTTGGTCCACCGTGGCGGCTTACGCCCTGCACGCGGCCCTGCCGTACAATCCCATCCAGCTGCCCTTCGCGGACCGGTTCGACATCCGGTTGGTGTTGCCCGAGGGCTGGGCCTTCTTCACGCGTGACCCCCGCGATGACCGGATGCTGCCGTACGTCCGGGGCGCGGACGCGCAGTGGAGCATGGCCAGCCACACGCCCAACTTTCAGCCCCGGAACTTCTTTGGCATCGACCGGGCCGGCCGTGCCCAGGGCGTGGAGATGGGCCTGTTGATGGAGGCGGCCCGCGAGGCGGAGCGCCAGGGGTGTGAGGAGGCGCCAGTGGCGTGCCTGGAGCGCGCGCCGGTGGCGCGCAAGGTGAGCAACACCAGCCCCCACCCCACGCTCTGCGGAGAGGTGGGGTTCGTCTTCCAGAGAGCCGTGCCCTGGGCGTGGAGCCACTCCCGCCGGGAGAAGAAGATCATCATGCCCTCCAAGGTCCTGAGGCTGGACATCGAATGCTGA
- a CDS encoding immunity 52 family protein has product MRETYYVGSYWLARPESAEACVRRADHFFHLLERCDPAWSRWYEPAGSFEEARRRQFAPSAESFQKLFRKQEKRGDDEFSFHLWTGDSQEETSVVDGACGSADTSLPSNCVLRPYKRGPIADRLLTAPVMAEVLRAMALAWDPEWGVSTSEAHRDSVTQRVKAGTFVGWVMYFSRLRGTVPPLPAPVRVESVEDKGTLIVLTPERFTASNPNHVELAARVHELLDRAGLLRPLKPWSAG; this is encoded by the coding sequence ATGAGAGAAACCTATTACGTTGGCTCCTATTGGCTCGCCCGGCCCGAATCCGCCGAGGCTTGCGTACGCAGAGCGGACCATTTCTTCCACTTGCTGGAGCGTTGCGACCCTGCATGGAGTCGCTGGTATGAGCCCGCGGGTTCCTTCGAGGAAGCGCGGAGACGCCAGTTCGCTCCAAGCGCAGAGAGCTTCCAGAAGCTGTTCAGAAAGCAGGAGAAGCGGGGCGATGATGAGTTCTCGTTCCACTTATGGACAGGTGACAGCCAGGAAGAAACGTCCGTCGTTGACGGGGCGTGTGGTTCAGCTGACACCTCGCTTCCATCGAACTGCGTGCTCAGGCCCTACAAGCGGGGTCCCATTGCGGACCGGCTGCTGACCGCTCCCGTTATGGCCGAGGTGCTGCGCGCCATGGCCTTGGCCTGGGATCCGGAGTGGGGAGTTTCTACATCCGAGGCACACCGGGACAGTGTCACGCAGAGAGTCAAGGCGGGCACCTTCGTAGGCTGGGTGATGTACTTCTCGCGGTTGCGCGGCACGGTGCCCCCACTGCCTGCCCCTGTGCGCGTCGAGTCCGTGGAGGACAAGGGCACCCTCATCGTCCTCACGCCCGAGCGGTTTACCGCTTCCAACCCGAACCACGTAGAGTTGGCCGCTCGAGTCCACGAATTACTGGACCGGGCCGGGCTGCTACGGCCGTTGAAGCCCTGGTCGGCAGGTTGA
- a CDS encoding sporulation delaying protein family toxin gives MKRSAHMKFIAASMAALTFTTFGVGCGGPMDSGGDSPSSMARRQALTGSELYKGMVFGVGPGAAQFEEIWERQDIKAHLAKPGVVDQRELAATQLIAKISEQDPTFFDRFSRELRSGDHLRIDRLLTETKEKTHAAAAALRKEAGLPENVSALALENVEAGTWLYVETAVAVVVVALATIFITQIDVTPVTEGPQASALRRDAWVDLLANKAFDAQ, from the coding sequence ATGAAGCGTTCTGCCCACATGAAGTTCATCGCAGCGTCCATGGCGGCCCTTACCTTCACCACGTTCGGCGTGGGCTGCGGAGGCCCCATGGATTCCGGGGGCGACAGCCCCTCGTCCATGGCCCGCCGCCAGGCCCTCACGGGCAGTGAGCTCTACAAGGGCATGGTCTTCGGTGTCGGCCCCGGCGCGGCGCAGTTCGAGGAGATCTGGGAGCGGCAGGACATCAAGGCCCACCTGGCGAAGCCGGGCGTCGTGGATCAGCGCGAGCTGGCCGCCACGCAGCTCATCGCGAAGATCTCCGAGCAGGATCCCACCTTCTTCGACCGCTTCTCGCGGGAGCTGCGCAGCGGGGACCACCTGCGCATCGACCGGCTGCTCACGGAGACCAAGGAGAAGACCCACGCCGCCGCCGCCGCCCTCCGCAAGGAGGCCGGGCTGCCGGAGAACGTGAGCGCCCTCGCCCTGGAGAACGTCGAGGCTGGCACCTGGCTCTATGTGGAGACCGCCGTGGCGGTGGTGGTTGTGGCCCTGGCCACCATCTTCATCACCCAGATCGATGTGACGCCGGTGACCGAGGGGCCGCAGGCCAGCGCCCTGCGCCGCGACGCGTGGGTGGACCTCCTGGCGAACAAGGCCTTCGACGCCCAGTAA
- a CDS encoding methyltransferase domain-containing protein produces MDTNFYLLGHEAAEERRLVRQAQELAGETRWLFDQLDLPVGARAIDLGCGPRGVLDLLSARVGSSGKVVGLDRGEDTLARARAFVAEQGLHNVELIQGDARATGQPPGSFDLVHARLVLVNVPRPEEIVREMVALARPGGVVASHEADYLPHRCDPPCAAWDRLFELFQAHSRAHGVDLFVGRRSHRLLREAGLTDIQVRPIICVYPKGHPRREIFVDFIQNVRTELLEAGRIEVKELDGLMAELVAHLAREDVLVISHMFFQVWGRKPNPAG; encoded by the coding sequence ATGGACACGAATTTCTATTTGCTCGGCCACGAGGCCGCAGAGGAGCGACGTCTGGTTCGCCAGGCGCAAGAGCTGGCGGGGGAGACTCGCTGGCTCTTCGACCAGCTCGACCTCCCCGTGGGCGCCCGCGCGATCGACCTCGGCTGTGGTCCACGCGGCGTGCTCGATCTCCTCTCCGCACGAGTGGGCTCCTCCGGCAAGGTGGTAGGCCTCGATCGCGGTGAAGACACGCTCGCTCGCGCACGCGCGTTCGTGGCCGAACAGGGCCTGCATAACGTCGAGCTGATTCAAGGGGATGCGCGCGCGACGGGACAGCCGCCCGGCTCATTCGATCTCGTCCACGCGCGTCTCGTGCTCGTCAACGTCCCGCGGCCCGAGGAAATCGTCCGTGAGATGGTGGCGCTGGCGCGGCCGGGCGGCGTGGTCGCCAGCCACGAAGCCGACTACTTGCCGCATCGCTGCGATCCACCCTGCGCGGCGTGGGATCGTCTCTTCGAACTCTTTCAAGCACACTCGCGCGCTCACGGCGTCGACTTGTTCGTGGGCCGCCGCTCCCACCGCCTACTCCGCGAGGCCGGACTGACGGATATCCAGGTCCGGCCCATCATTTGCGTCTATCCGAAGGGCCATCCACGCCGCGAGATCTTCGTCGACTTCATCCAGAACGTCCGCACGGAGCTGCTCGAAGCCGGAAGGATCGAGGTCAAGGAACTGGACGGCCTCATGGCCGAGCTCGTGGCACATCTGGCGCGCGAAGACGTGCTCGTGATTTCACACATGTTCTTCCAAGTGTGGGGACGAAAGCCCAATCCTGCCGGGTGA